TAGGCCTATCCGCGGCTCACTGACAGAATCCCAGATTGTCATCAGAAATCCGTCATAGATAAGcagatttcttgtagtgtttcCATCTTATAATTTTTTTGAGTCAACTTTCCATGAAAAAACAATTTAAGGGTTGGATGACTCACAAGCAATATACAGCAAGTATGATACCTTCAGAGTCTTCAGAGCAAAATCTGAGATATGAAAATTAGTGAGGGCTTCCTGAGTTGGACATAAAAAAAGGTACCTCATAAGAGATGTGTACCAAATAATGTACTGCTGACCTGTACCATAATTTCCATGTACTAGTTTCTTCATATCAAGTAGTAGCAGTCATGTGGAAACTTCTTTTCACTTGGCAAACATGGAAAGTGTTTATAATCATGAAAGGTCAGAAAAGTGAGGACATCGTTTGTTTATTTTCAAATCTTACTACTCCAGCCGTGGGGAAACTTAACCCTTATAATTGCAGATCATACATCAATTCGTTTCACATAATTTCCGTATCCCAATACAGTTGATTTGAAATGAATTAGTGAAAATTATGTGCAATTTGGAAGAACAAAATACAGTATGACTGATGGTCAAGGGAAGGAGAACCGGAGAAACCATACCTTTGATCCTTGAACTGCATCAAACTGTCAACTCATGTTCCTCTAAAGATTCAGCGTCGACGAGCCATCACTCCCAATACCTTGATATGCAAAGTAGCTTCAGAGGAACGAGGGGCGCTTAGGGCCTGTTCGGTAGCTCTCCAGCTGCCAGCTTCTTCAACTCCGTGGCTGGAGCCGAGCCAAACGGGGCAACtcccactacaccacaacactgatGTAAGGACAGAATAACTGCCGGGAGAAGGCTCTTTAGAGGGCAGACAAACTGTCGGGACTTTGGTTCTCCGGCAGATAGAACCGCCACGAGAACGGCTGCCGAGGATTACTTCTCTCGGCAGATAAACTTCTCCCGGCAGTTTTTCTGCCCTAACACATGTTTTTGCCGGCAGTCTGTGTTCGCTCGGCAGGTTGTTTGGAGCACGTGAAACTGCAATTACCGGCAGTTAAGCCGCCTGTACAAGCATGTTCACCCGACAGATATTATGCCAGCTTGTTGATTCACTAGCAAAATGTTCTAGGCAAAACTATTATGTAATATCCATCCATATATATACGCACTCAGGACATAGTACACAATTTATACATGCACTTCAATCAAAGTAGCATACAGGCCTCATCGAAAACCTTAACCTTAACGACCATATATAAAGAGGTAGTACCATAAAAGGATTACATATATACGTTTGCCACACACCCAAAATAAAGTAGTGCCACTAGAGATGTACATATGTTTCTAGATGTGTGCCACACAACCTAAATAAGCTAATTCAACAACCACCAAAATGAGCAGAGCAAGTCTTTACGTCCAAGTGAAGGCTAGCATGCCTGTTCGCTATCTAATTCCCTCCCGGTCCCTTTCTGCGCTTGAGCTCGTTACCATTCCTTCAGCTAGCAGCCCAACAACTGCTGTCCGCTGGGCCACAAAACAATAAATGGACTTTGAGCTGGAGAAAACGCACAAGAGTTGGAAGCTGGCGTGACGAACGAAACGCAACTTCCAGTTATTTGTACGCAGGGTTGGGAGCTGGCTGCTGGCTGAGGATTTGAGGAGTTGGTGGCCGTGGGACGTTACCGAACAGGCCTTAATCTTCTATGGCGGACAACCACCCCAGGTAGAATAAAGGGGCGGGATGGGGATCCCTGCCTACGTACAtgagagggaggagaagaaaagataCGGCAGTCACATGGGCGATTTGAGAGGCGGCACATGATAGAAGACGGCGAACGGAGGAGAAGATGACGGGTACAGAATTCAGGTGCGCTTCAAGGTCCGTTCGCAAATTTACCATCATCCTCTCTCATATCTCCATCTCGTCCGTAGCTTTTAAATCTAATGGTCTAGAACCTTGTGGTGCACCTGATGTATGAGTTGACCCGTTTCACTAGATATGTTCTAGGCAGTGGCGACGCACCAACCTAAATCGTCAGGTCAATCGCCTCCAGGACGAGAGAAAAAAATGTTTGTTTCACATAAACAATTCATTCGTGCCTTTGATCGCAAAGCTAGCTCTAAAAAACCCAATAAATGGGTATGAAGAGGAAGGTGAGTTGTTaaatgctactccctctgttccttatTATAGTGCGCATAGGTTTTTGCTTTAGATTTCGAATTGTAGTGCGTATGGACTGTTTTAGACGAAACTATCCCTTGGCTAGTCATGGGAGTGCAGCAGCAGGCACCCATGTGCTTGACAGACCTAGCAAGTATAGGGGCAATTCTCGTCCGAAAAAAAAACGTCAGCACATGTGTTGGTATAAGAGCCACTCCACAAGACGCACTACAaataggaacaaagggagtagtatATACCAAATCTACCTTTTTATAGTGGTAGAGAACTAGAGATATACTAGTAACATTTAACTACCCACCTACTCCACAATTATCTCACCTACCCAGTCTTTTTTCTAGCTCACCAACCCCCTATTCACAATCTTAATGCACACGGACAGTATTGATAACCCAAATTCCAATTTCAAAACAAACCCTCCTGCTATAGAGTTGCAGTTCTCATATACTGTACTAACGAGACGCCCACGCCCACCTGCGCGACGCGAGCCGAATCTCGACACCGTCGCTGTATCGCCTGCGGATTCCGCAGTGGTGGTGGGATCCTTGTGAGGGAGGAGCAGGAGAACCGGAGGAGGAGATGTGGCGGCTGAGGATCGCGGAGGGCGGGGACGACCCGTGGCTGCGCACGACCAACGGCTACTTGGGCCGCCAGGTGTGGGAGTTCGACGCCGCCGTGGAGCCCGACCCCGAGGAGGTCGCCGCCATTGAGGCCGCGCGCCAGGGGTTCGTCGCGCGGAGGCACCAGCTCAAGCACAACGCCGACCTCGTCATGCGAAACCAGGTAATGGTTCCCGGCTGTCCTGGTTCGTCGCGGATGCCCTGATGCGTCTCCTTGCCTTGCCTGGCTGGCGCGAGCTGCGTGTTAGTCGATCAATCCATCGATCAGTGGCAATGTGGCATCATGCGTTCGACTGGAACAAGCGGTAGTAGCATCACTTTGGCAGATTCTAGAGGAGGTCAGGTCCCGTCTCCCGTGAACCAGCCCTTAACCACCATTGCTTTCAATTAGCGATGGGTGAACTGAACTTGTGATATTGTGGGATTATGGCTAGTTTATTTTAATGATCGGTACAGTCTGTGAGCCGGGATAGGCTCTCACTGGTTGCAGAGCTTCAGCCTTCATCTGTCATGTCAGATTAGCAGATGGCTGCAAAATTGTGGCATTATTCTTCTTCCGTTACTGTTGTGTGTTAAAACGTGCGCAGTGCTTCAATTCCATCTTTCAAACCATAGTTTACCATCAGTCCATCACACAGCACACGTTTGTCAAGCGTGCAATGCTTGATGACTTGATGTCAACGTGTTCTTCTTTTACTAATTTATCCTACTTCCATGTCAAATTCACTGAGACCCTGAAAAATGGTTACAAAGTTGAGCACTGAAGGGTTTTTGCATGATACGTACTGTTATTGACCAAACACATGGCATTGAAATCTTCTTTACCATGGCATATTATCTCCAACCACTTAAAATGTTTATTCTCTTGTATACTGGAGTTTGCTAAAGCAAATCCTCTTGAGCTGGACCTTCCTGCTGTCAAGCTGGAAGAGCAACACTGGCCGGGGGATTATGGTGGTCCAATGTTCCTTATGCCAGGCTTGGTACTTCCTTGAACATAACAGTAAAATGTCAAACTTGCTTGCTTTATTTGGATACACATTGCTCAACCGCATTCTGTGTCTAATCTTGTCATATGCTTTATAGGAAATTGTCTTGTCTCGTATTTGTGTGTAAGCACGAATATGGATTCTTTCTAAAATGGAAACTGTGACAGGAATATCATCTTTGGATTATGTGGAAACATATTTTCCACGTTTCTTGTCCTAAATGAAAGCTACTCATTGTCTTTTCCCCTTGAGATTATAACCTTGTATGTGACTGGAGCACTGAACACTGTCTTATCATCAGAACATCAGATTGAGATCCGCCGGTATCTCTATAATCATCAGGCAAGGTTTCAGTTCTAAATTTTGTCACCCATAATTTGGGTAAAAATTACACTATTTTTTACTGGAAGCATAGAACGGAGATGGAGGCTGGGGTTTGCACATTGAGGGACCAAGCACCATGTTTGGTTCAGCCTTGACCTATGTCAGTTTGAGATTGCTTGGAGAGGGAACAGATAGTGGATATGGAGCTATGGAGAAAGGTCGAAATTGGATTCTAGACCATGGAGGAGCAACGTTTGTAACATCATGGGGAAAATTTTGGCTCTCGGTAGGGAATTAACATTTCTTTGTTTGTTTCTTAGTCGATTCCTTCTTTGGTGGGATTGAATTAATCTAATTACCCAACTATTTAAGGTACTTGGTGTATTTGATTGGTCTGGTAACAACCCAGTGCCACCAGAAGCATGGTTGCTACCATATTGCCTGCCATTTCATCCAGGTTCTGGTTTCTTTCTTTAATCATCCATAACTTTACACAATgttatacttcctccgtcccaaaataagtgtctcagatttgtctagatatggatgtatctagacttagtttttctatatacatccatatctaAACATATTTACGACACTCATTTTGGGACAGAAGGAGAGTATGCTACCACTCAGATGACAAACATTGCCAAGTGTGTACTCTTTAACAAGTGTCCAGGGGATAAAATATTTGAGATACAAGTTTGCCCTGGCCGCTGACTTTAATGAAACAATGACATAGTTTATATGCTATGGGTTCATATAGAATTTGCATTAAATATTAAACAATAGATAGCAAACAAGCTCAGAGTAGTGGTTGTGATGCTTTAGACCTCCAGGCCCTGGGTTCGCCTCCCCATAAGAGCGAATTTCAGGTCTCCTTAAAAAGGTCATTTGCTGGCTCCCCTGGTTGGCATGAGTCGAACCGACCTGTGTGGTGGCCTGGTGGGAGGGCCCTCATGTACGGGGCTAGGCCTCAAACCACAGGGGGTGGACTCCCCATTTGGGTGTGGGTAGCTTTGATGAGCTTTCTAGGTCGGGCTCCGTTTGAACTTTTCTTATTGAGAATACCGTGGGGGAAGTCTTTCCCCTACTGGCCCAGTTTTTCTATTAAACAATAGATATTTCGACCCTCTGTCTTACAGGTGTGAGCATCGGCGCATGATTTTATCCTATGTTAACTTACCACATAAAGTTCGATTGTATCTTTAGTATCATGACTTGTTTGTATGTTCTAATTGCCATTAATCTCACACAATAAAATTCTTCATCCATATATCAATTTTACTTCATTTAATGGCCAACAATCAACTTTAATTACTGCATATTAATCTGCATTCTTTTCAAGGTTGCTATGTTGTTCCTTGCTGATAGCTATTACGCTTTACAACACCTTGCAGGGCGAATGTGGTGTCACTGTCGAATGGTGTATTTGCCAATGTGTTACATTTATGGAAAGAGATTTGTCGGACAAGTTACGCCACTTGTTTTGGAATTGAGAAAGGAACTTTACAAAGGCCCCTATAATGAGATTGATTGGGACAAGACTCGCAATCAATGTGCTAAGGTTCGTTAACTTTTATGCTTAATCTTACCTATTGGTATTAGTATATGGGATAAACTGTGGCACAAGTTGGTTGCATGATGTGCCACAGAGCACAGATTTTTTCCATTAGTTTTCAAGTTGATCTTGGCCAAGGTGGTCGTCGCTTCTAGTTCTTGAGAAGTCCCACTGCCAAAAATAGTATGCTGAGTTGTTGAAATAGCCTCATTTTAACCGTGTCAGTTAAAAACACAGTTTCAGAAGTATATCTAGGGATGGATTGTTTACTTATTTATTATCTGTGGTCAGTTATAGCTTTGACTCATACTAAGAAGATATAAACTGCCAAGAATCTTGGAGAGGTTTCCTAGCATGCTTTGACTCatacgccagaaaagagcttgatgtctactacacaaccttcttcttgtagacgttattgggcctccaagtgcagaagtttgtaggacagtagcaaatttccctcaagtggatgacctaaggtttatcaatccgtaggaggcgtaggatgaagatggtctctcaagcaaccctgcaaccaaataacaaagagtctcttgtgtccccaacacacccaatacaatggtaaattgtataggtgcactagtttgg
The window above is part of the Triticum aestivum cultivar Chinese Spring chromosome 2A, IWGSC CS RefSeq v2.1, whole genome shotgun sequence genome. Proteins encoded here:
- the LOC123185770 gene encoding cycloartenol synthase-like, with product MFGSALTYVSLRLLGEGTDSGYGAMEKGRNWILDHGGATFVTSWGKFWLSVLGVFDWSGNNPVPPEAWLLPYCLPFHPGRMWCHCRMVYLPMCYIYGKRFVGQVTPLVLELRKELYKGPYNEIDWDKTRNQCAKFTTFWCRNSRRRNQRVKVHIEWAYQHISK